A stretch of DNA from Oryzomicrobium terrae:
CCGCCGTTGAGCAGCTGCTCGCCGACGGCCGCGCCCTGGTGCAGACCCTCACCGCCGCCGGCAGCCCGGCCACCTGGGCCGGCTTCGCCGCCCCGCTCACCGACGGCCTGGAGCCCCTGTCCCGGGCCTGGGGCATCGTCGGCCACCTGCACTCGGTGAACGACGTGCCGGAATGGCGCGAGACCTACAACGACCTGCTGCCGGAAGTGACCCGCTTCTACACCGAGCTGGGCCAGAACCTGGCCCTGTTCGAAAAGTACAAGGCCCTGCGCAACAGCGCCGAATACGCCACCCTGACACCGACCCAGCAGAAGATCGTCGATAACGAAGTGCGCGACTTCCGCCTGTCCGGCGCCGAGCTGCCGGAAGACGTGAAGCCCCGCTTCCAGGCCATCCAGGAGGAGCTGGCCGGGCTGTCCGCCAAGTTCTCGGAAAACCTGCTCGACGCCACCAACGCCTTCGCCCACCTGGTCACCGACGCCGCCCAACTGGCCGGCCTGCCGGAGGACGTGCAGGAAGCCGCCCAGGCCGCCGCCGAAAAGGCCGGGGAGAAGGGCTGGAAATTCACCCTGCACGCCCCCTCCTACCTGCCGGTGCTGCAGTACGCCGAGCACCGCCCCCTGCGCGAGCTGATGTACCGGGCCTACGCCACCCGGGCCGCCGAGTTCCCCGAGCACGGCAGCAAGCCGGAATGGGACAACGCCCCGCTGATCGCCCGCCTCCTGGAACTCAAGCGGGAGGAGGCCCAGCTGCTCGGCTACGCCAACTTCGCCGAGATTTCCCTGGTGCCCAAGATGGCCGAATCCCCGGCCCAGGTGCTGGCCTTCCTGCGCGAACTGGCGGCCAAGGCCAAGCCCTTCGCCGAGCAGGACGTGGCCGAGTTGCGCAACTTCGCCGCCAAGGAGCTGAACCTGGCCGACCTGCAGCCCTGGGACGTCTCCTACGCCGCCGAAAAGCTCAAGCAGGCCCGCTACAGCTTCTCCGAGCAGGAGGTGAAGGAATACTTCCCCGAGCCCCAGGTGCTGGCCGGCCTGTTCCGGGTGATCGAATCCCTGTTCTCGGTGCAGGTGAAACCCGATAGCGCTCCCGCCTGGCACCCGGACGTGCGCTTCTTCCGCATCGAGCGAAACGGCGCCCTGGTGGGCCAGTTCTACCTGGACCTGTACGCCCGGGAAACCAAGCGCGGCGGCGCCTGGATGGACGAGGCGGTGACCCGTCGCCTCAAGAACGGCGCCATCCAGACCCCGGTGGCCTACCTCAACTGCAACTTCCCGGCCCCCGTCGGCAACAAGCCGGCCACCTTCAGCCACGACGACGTGATCACCCTGTTCCACGAAACCGGCCATGGCCTGCACCACCTGCTCTCCCAGGTGGAAGAGCTGCCGGTGTCCGGCATCCACGGCGTGGAATGGGACGCGGTGGAACTGCCCTCCCAGTTCATGGAGAACTTCTGCTGGGAGTGGGACGTGCTCGCCCACATGACCGCCCACGTGGATACCCGCGCCCCCCTGCCCCGCGCCCTGTTCGACAAGATGCTGGCGGCCAAGAACTTCCTCGCCGGCATGGGCATGGTGCGCCAGCTCGAATTCAGCCTGTTCGACATGCTGCTCCACGCCGACTTCGACCCACAGGGCCAGCGCAGTGTGCTCGACCTGCTCCACCAAGTGCGCCAGGAGGTGGCGGTGCTGATCCCGCCGCCCTGGCACCGTTTCCCCAACAGCTTCTCCCACATCTTCGGCGGCGGTTACGCCGCCGGCTACTACAGCTACAAGTGGGCCGAAGTACTGTCGGCGGACGCCTACGCTGCCTTCGAGGAGGCCGGCAACCCGCTCGACGCCGCCACCGGCGCCCGCTTCCTGCGCGAGATCCTGGCTGTGGGCGGCTCCCGCCCGGCCATCGAGTCGTTCAAGGCCTTCCGCGGCCGGGAGCCGTCGGTGGACGCCCTCCTGCGGCATAATGGGATGGTCGCTGCCTAGGAAGGAGTCTTCCATGGAAACCACGCACACCGTCGCCCGACGCCCCGTTCGCCTGCCGGCCGCGCTGTTCGCGCTGCTGCTCGGCGTCGGCGCCGGATCCGCCGACGCCCAGATCACCTACCGCTGGGTCGATAAATCCGGACGGGTCGTGGTTTCCGATACGGCGCCGCCCAAGGATGCCCGGGATGTGGTGGTGCTGCGCATGAACGAGGCCACCACGCCGCCCGCCCGCTTCGATGTGCGCACCGCCAGCGGTAAATACCCGGTGGTGCTGTACACCGCCAGCGAATGCGGCGACCGCTGCGACCAGGCCAAGACGCTGCTCTCCAGCCGGGGCATCCCCTTTGCCGAAAGGCCGGTGCGCAGCGAAGCCGATCTGCGCGCCCTGAAGCAGCTGACGAACGATCCGGCCGTGCCCACCCTCACCGTGGGACGGGAGGTCGCTTCCGGCTTCCACGCCGAAGCCTGGAACGACCTGCTCGACCTGGCCGGCTACCCCAAAACCAAATAAATCCGGGCGCGGCGCACGGAGCGGTCCGGGCCCCGGCCCGCCATCTCGTAGCCCCGCCCCTGTCGAGAGAAACCCCGTTGTCCGCCCCTGAATCCACTACGCCGTTCTCGATCGCCACCTGGAACGTCAACTCCCTCAAGGTACGCCTGCCCCATCTGCTCGAATGGCTGGCCGAAGCCAATCCCACCGTGGTCTGCCTGCAAGAAACCAAGCTCGAAGACCACGCCTTTCCCACCGCCGAGATCGAGGCCGCCGGCTACCAGGTCGCCTTTGCCGGGCAAAAGACCTACAACGGCGTGGCCATCGTCTCCCGCCTGCCCCTGGCCGATGTGGTGGTCGGCAACCCCCGCTTCGACGATCCGCAAAAACGCCTGATCTCAGCTACCGTGGCCGCCCCCGACGGCGATGTTCGGGTCGTGGGGGCCTATTTCCCCAACGGCCAGGCCGTGGGCTCCGACAAGTACGCCTACAAGCTTCAGTGGCTCACCGCCCTGCACGACTGGCTAGCCGACGAGCTGGCCAGCCACCCGCGCCTGGCCCTGTGCGGCGATTACAACATCGCGCCGGAAGACGCGGACGTGCACGACCCGGTCGCCTGGGCCGGCCAGATCCTCTGTTCCGACCCCGAGCGCCAGGCTTTCCGCGACCTGATCGCCCTGGGACTGGTGGATGCCTACCGACTGTTTCCCCAGGCCGAACGCAGCTTTTCCTGGTGGGACTACCGCAACCTGGGTTTCCAGAAGAACCTGGGGCTGCGCATCGACCACGTACTGCTCTCCGCCCCTCTGGCGGCCCGCTGCACCGCGGCGCGCATCGAGCGTCATCTGCGCAAGAAGGAACGCCCCTCCGACCACGCCCCGGTGATCGCCACCCTGGGTTGAGCCCGGGCTGAAACGACGACCGCACTTCCTGCCCCCCCACCCCGTCCTGCGCCATGACCACCGCCGATCTTGCCCCTGTTGCGCCCCCGCCGGCCCTGCCCCCGCTGACTGCGCTGACCGAGCGCTACCCCTGCCTGGCCGGGTTGCCGGCGGACACCCTGGCCGCCCTGCCGCCGCTGATGACGGTGCCGGCCGGGACCGTGCTGTTCTCGGAACAGCAGCCCTGCCAGGGTTTCCCCCTGGTGCTCGACGGGACGGTCAAGGTGGTCAAATCCGCCGCGTCCGGGCGTGAATTGATGCTCTACCAGGTAGAGCCCGGCGCCAGCTGCCTGATCACCAGCAGCTGCCTGCTCGGCCGCAGCCCCTACCCGGCCCGGGGCGAAGCCCTGACGCCGGTCACCCTGACCCTGCTGCCCCGCCCCCTGTTCGACCGGCTACTGGCCGAACACGCCCCATTCCGCGAGTTCGTCTTCCACCTCTTCGCCGATCGCCTCGCCGACCTGATGACTCTGGTGGAGGAGGTGGCCTTCCAGCGCCTCGACCAGCGCCTGGCCCGCCTGCTGCTGGCCCGGGGCGGGCTTGGCGCCGATGGACGGATCAATGCCACCCACCAGCAATTGGCCGAAGAGTTGGGCAGCGTGCGTGAGATCGTCTCGCGCCTGCTCAAGCAGTTCGCCGACGCCGGCTGGGTGCGCCTCTCCCGGGGCGGGATCGACCTGCTCGACAGTGCCGCCCTGCGCCGGTTGGCCGACGCCAACCACTGAGCGAGCCCCGCACCAGGCGCGGAGTTTCACGGCATGCCTTTGAAAGTCCGCTCCCAGTCTTGCTTTCCGGGAAGCCATTAGAAAATTGCTTTTTATGTAACCGGGGTCACAGACGAATCCCGGCCCCGGGTCTATCATGAAACGGTGATAAACCTGAGGAGGCAGCCATGAAGGCAAACGTAGGCGGTATGGACAAGGTGGCGCGCATCGGCGCCGGCGTCGTGCTGATCGGCCTGGCCCTGGCCGGCGTGATCGGACCGTGGGGTTACATCGGCGTGGTGCCTCTGGCCACGGGATTGATGGGTTGGTGCCCGGCTTACAGCCTGTTCGGCATCAAGACCTGCTCGACCAAGTAAGCGTCGGGCACCTCTGTCGCCCCATTCCGGAGTGATCCAGTCACGTTGCTCACCCGGCGGTGCAGAGGCATAGCAGTTTCCACCCTTAGCGCGGACAGACCGAGAGGTCGCCTCCGCGCTTTTTTTCGTCCGCACAACGGCTTTCCCGTCTGGGCAGCGAAGGGAGCGGGAACATGCCCCACTCCCCCGGATGCGCCGCAGCTAACACAATGCCTCCTGGCCCGGCGAGGCAAACGACCGTACCGCTGCCGCCATGACGCTAAGCGCCCAGCCCCAGCAACTAAAGGCTTCTGGCGGCCACTAAGCTAAGTGCATGGAGAGCAATCAGTGCAGGTTTTCGCTGGCGAAAACCTCGCCCAGCAGCCGACCTCTGCGATCCGAAGCAATTTTTTGGCGGACCTACACTCTTATAGTGCAATTAGCCCCGAAGAGGAGTGAGTACGACCATGCACCCCAAATTCCTGACTGCTCGCATAACTGAAGAAAACAAAAATGAGCTCAAGAAAAGCGGGCTCATGGCCAAGGCACTGGAAACCTACATTGCCGAAGCGACCATCGAAACCATCATCGATGCGCTCAAAGCCCGCTTCGAAACAGGCCGCGTCGTCGGCGAGGACATCAAGCAGGCCGCCTTCCTGATCGACCCGGCCGTTTGCGCCAAGCTAGACGAATTCGCCGCCCGCACTGGGCTTTCCTGCGACCTGATCGTCCGCCTCATTATCGAGAGCCATCAAAAGGAAGATTAGCCGTCGGCAGAGGGGCGGGCCTGGCGCCGCGGTCGCGTTCCGCCGAGCGCATGCCCGGCCCGGATCAGATCACGCCGCCGGCGGCGGGACAGGCGTCGCCGCCATCCGGTTGGCCAGGGCGACAAAGGCCTCCAGAGTCAGATCCTCGGCCCGGGCCTGGGGATCGATACCCACGGCGTCCAGGTCGGCGGGGGCGCACACCGGCTTGAGGGTGTTGCGCACCATCTTGCGCCGCTGGGAAAAGGCGGCGGTAACCACCCGGTCGAACACCGTCCAGTCCTGCACCGGCAGCAACGCCTCCCGGGGCTTGGGGGTGAGGCGAACCACCGCCGAATCCACCTTGGGTGGCGGATCGAAGGATTCCGGCGGCACGTCGATCAGCCACTCCAGGTCGAAGCGATACTGCAACATCACCGACAGGCGTCCCCGGTCGCTATCACCGGGACCGGCCACCATGCGCTCGACTACTTCTTTTTGCAGCATGAAGTGCATGTCGCGCACGTGCTCGGCAGCCTCGGCCAGATGGAAGAGGAGCGGCGTGGAGATGTTGTAGGGCAGGTTGCCGACGATGCGCAGCCCACCCTGGCCAGGCGCCAGGCGGCTGAAGTCGAAGGCCAGGGCGTCGCCTTCGTGGATGGTCACCCGCTCCGGGGCATGCAGGCGCTTCAGCCGGGCGATCAGGTCCCGGTCGATCTCGACCACATGCAAGTGGTCGACCCGCTTCAGCAGGGGTTCGGTGATCGCCCCCAGGCCGGGGCCGATTTCCACCACCGTATCGCCCCGGGCCGGACTGACGGCGGAGACGATGGCATTGATGAGTTGCACGTCGACCAGGAAGTTCTGGCCGAAACGCTTGCGCGGAATATGTTTCATGAAAACGGACTAGGAGCGGGCCGGGGTCGCCAGGGCGGCCATGCGGCAGGCCTCGTCCACGGCGGTGAACAGGCTGCCCGGGTCGGCCTGGCCGGTACCGGCCAGGGCCAGGGCGGTGCCGTGGTCCACCGAGGTGCGGATCACCGGCAGGCCCAGGGTGACATTGATGCCCTGGCCGAAGGTGGCGTACTTGAGCACGGCCAGGCCCTGGTCGTGATACATGGCCAGCACCGCATCGCCCCGGGCCAGCACCGGCGGGGTGAACAGGGTGTCGGCAGGCAGGGGACCGATCAGTTCGAGACCCTCGCGGCGCAACTGCTCCAGAGTCGGGGTGATCACCTCGATCTCCTCGCGCCCCAGGTGGCCGTCTTCCCCGGCGTGGGGATTGAGGCCGGTGACCAGGATACGCGGCCGGGCCAGACCGTACTTGCGCTTGAGGTCGGCATCGAGAATGGTGATGACCTCGCGCAGCAGGGCCGGGGTGATGGCACCCGGCACATCCTTGAGCGGCAGGTGGGTGGTGGCCAGGGCGACGCGCAGGGGGTGCCTGTCGGCCCCCTCCCCCACGTCGCCGGCGAGCATCATCACCACCCGGGGGGTGGATGTGTGCTCGGCCAAGTATTCGGTGTGGCCGGTGAACGGCACGCCGGCGTCGTTAATCACGCCCTTGTGCACCGGAGCGGTGACCATGGCGGCGAACTCGCCGGAAACGCAGCCGGCCAGAGCCCGGTCGAGCAGGGCGAGCACGTAGGCGCCGTTGCGCGCGTCGAGTTGGCCGGCCTGGGACGGCGCGGCCAGCGGCACATGCAGCACTTCCAGGCAGCCCGGAAAGGGTGCCCGGCCGGCGGGCTGGCCGGGGTCGTAGTCGCGGATCGCCACTACCTGGCCGGTGGCCCGGGCCCGCTCGGCGATCAGCTCCCGGTCACCGAGCACCACCAGACGCGCCGGAAAGCGCGCCTGGGCCAGGCGCACGCACAGCTCCGGACCGATCCCCGCCGGCTCGCCACTGGTAATGGCGATCAGGGGGCTGTGCTCGGCCGCGGCCATTATTCGCGCTCCAGGCGGATTTCCACGTAGGCCCGGTCGCGGATCTGGCGCAGCCAGTCCTGGTAGGCGTCGTCGGAGCGGCGGTCACGCAGGGCTTGACGGGCGATGGAGCGGCGACGCTCGTCGGAAACGTCCTGGACGCGACGCTCCTGAACCTGGATCAAGTGCCAGCCGAAGGGGCTGCGCACCGGTTCGCTGATCTGGCCGGGGGTCAGGGCATTCATGGCCCGCTCGAACTCGGGCACGGTGTCGCCCGGATAGATCCAGCCCAAATCCCCCCCCTTGGCGGCAGAGCCGTCCTGGGAATAGAGGCGGGCCAGTTCGGCAAAGTCGGCGCCGCCCTTTTCCAGACGCTCCTTGACGGCCGCCAGCTTGCGCCGGCCTTCTTCCTCGGAAACCACCTCGTTGACCCGGATCAGGATGTGGCGCACCCGGGTCTGCTGCACCGGGGGCAGATCCATGCCGCCCCCCTTCTTCGCCACCAGCTTGATGACGTGGAAGCCGGCCGGGCTGCGCAGCACGCCGCTGCTCTGACCGGGATTCAGTTCTGCCGCAGCCTGGGCAAAAATGGTCGGCAGACGGTCCTGGGTGCGGAACCCCAGATCACCACCGTTGAGGGCATCCGGCGCATCGGAGTAGGAGGCCGCCAACTGAGCGAAGTCTTCGCCCTGGCGCGCCCGTTCCGCCGCCTGGGCGGCCTTGGCCTGGAGCTTTTGCAGGGCCTCGGGACTGGCGCCTTCCGGCGCGCGCACCAGGATGTGGGCAATCTGCAATTCTTCGCCGCTGGCCGCTCCACCACGCTGCTCGCCGGCAATGAAGTTGTCCACCTCGCCGTCGGAAATGGTGATGCGGTTTTCCACTTCCCGCTCGCGCAGGCGCGAGATGATGATCTCGCTACGGATTTCCTCGCGGAATTTGGGATAGGACACCCCGTCCTTTTCCAGCATGGCGCGGAACTCGACCACCGATACCTTATTGTTGGCGGCAATGCGGCCGATCGCCTGGTCCAGCTCGGCATCGGACACCTTGACCCCGGAATCCCGGGCCAGTTGCAGTTGCACCCGGTCCATCACCAGGCGCTCGAGCATCTGGCGCTCCAGTTCCTCCTTGGGCGGCAGGGAGGTGCCCCGGCTCTTGAGCTGAGCCAGGGCCAGGTCGAGGCGCTGGCGCAGGTCGCTGGCGGTGATCACCTCGTCATTGACCACGGCCACGATGCGGTCGGCCTCCAGCGGCTCGTTGCGCGGGGCCGCCTGCAGACTGGTCAGGGGCGCCAGGACGGCAGCAGAGAAGGTGGCCAGCAACACCAGCCGGTGGGCGCTGCAGGAGCGAAAAACGGCAGGAAGCATGCGGATCATAGGGCTTCTTCGTAAGGGGAAACGGGCACCGAGCCGTCGGACGGCAGGGTGCGGGAATAGCCAGGAATGTTACGCCGCAGGATGCTCAGCGGATTGGAACCGATGCTGGCAAAGTCCGACAGCTCCAATTGCATGAAGAAGGCGCGCACGGGCGTTGCCGAGGTCACGGCCAATTGTTGCATCACCCCGCGTACGACCCAACAGCCACCGTTGTATTCCAGGCCACCGACGCCTTCGAGCAGACGCTGGTCGAGCAAGGAGTAGTTGTAGCGCCCCACGGCATACCAGCGGCCGCCCAAGGGCCATTGCCCGGCCAGGTCGATTTGCCGGATCGAGGCGTTGAACGGCGGCGCGGAATCGCGCGAGATACGGTAACCCGCCTGCAGCACCTTGCCGATTTCCGGACGATAGCGCAGCACGGTGGACAAGCGCTCGGTGCGCGCATCCCGGGGGTTGTACTGCCAGCCGGCATCGAAGGTGGTATAGGGCGCGACCTGGCCGTTCAGGGCGAACAGCCAGTCGGCGCGGCGGACCGTCGACGGGGGGTCCCCGGCGTTGAGCGTCACCTTCTGGTCGCTGAAGTAAAGGCGCTGCCCCACCAGGGCCTTGATCACTTCGGCACCGGTTTCCGGACGGATCAAGCGGCTGGCCAAGGCGACGGTCAACTGGTTGGCATCCCCGACCCGGTCTGCCCCGGTGTAGCGGTTCTCGGTAAAGATCTGGGCAAAGTTGATGTCCGACGCCGAAGTATCGAAGAGAGGAACGTTGCTCTGATCCTTGTACGGAATGTTCACGTAGAAGAGCCGGGGCTCCAGGGTTTGCGTAAAGCCCTGGCCGCCCAATTGCAGATCGCGTTCGAACACCGCTCCCGTATCCACGCTGAAAACGGGGATCGCCCGGGAAACCGAGTTCTCACCACTGGTCTGCTGGCGATTCAGACTGTAGGAGGCCATGTTCAGGCCCACCTTGGGGGTGATGAACAGTCCGCCCGACTGCAGCGGCAGCGCCAGCGTCGGGTAGGCATAGACGCGCTTGCCTTCATCCAGGGTCGGATGGCGGAAATCCGAGTAGGAGCCGGTGAAAGCCAGGTCGGTGGTGTAGAAATCCGGACGCCGGGCTGTCACCGTGATCTGGGGCTCCAGGGCGTACGGTTTGGCTACGGGGGCCAGGGGGTCGGGCTGCAGGGTCTGGTATTTCTGCACCATCCCTGTCGCCGACCACCACCCGCCGGAGTAGGTCAGCATGCCGCGGCGCAGCAGCTGGTTCTGGGAGGTGATGGCGTAGCGGCTGGCCAGATCGGTGTAGTAGGTGTCGTCGGACACCCCCTGCAAATCGAGGCGCCCGGTGAACCCGCGGCCAAAATCCTGGAAGTGCATCAGGTTGTAGGCGTGCCGGCTGGAGCCTTTGAGGCTGTCATTGGGCAGGTATTCCGCCTGCAACTGCCCGCTGTAGCTTGACGACAGGTAGCGGAAGTCTCCATTAACCAGGGCGCCCCGTTTGGTCAGCACACGTGGGGTGACGAGGAGGTCGTAATTGGGCGCCAGGTTGACGTAGTAGGGCAGGGAAAAATCAGCACCGCTGTTGGAGGTCGCCCCGAAGGTCGGCGCCAAGAAACCGGATTTGCGCTGCTGATTGAGACCGAACGACATCAACGGCGCGTAGAGGAAGGGCACGTTCTTGAAATACAGCACCCCATTGCGCCCTTCGCCTTCTTCCCGCTCGTAATCCAGGCCCAGGTCGCTGACACGGCCGTACCAGTCGGGGTTGGGTCCCAGGCAGGTCGAGAAGGTGGCGTTCTCCAGGCGGTACTGCTGCTCGCCTTCGAAGAGGATGCGATCGGCCTTGCCCTGCATCACGGTGTTGCGCCGGATTTCCTCGGTCTTGGTGGCACCGGGGACCGGGATGAAATAGGGGTTGTTGTCCCGGAACACCCGTTGCTGCTGGAAGTTGAATTCGGGGGTGTCGAAGAAGCCGGTCTGAGCATCCACCTGCAGACGCATCAAGGGGCCTTTCACGGTCCCGGTCGGATCCCGTAGCACCACGTTGCCTTCCGCCTCCACTTCGTCCTCGACATGACGATAGGTCATGCGGTCCGCGGTGACGGTCTTGTTGAGGCGGCGCAACTCCGCATTGCCCTCGGCCACCGTCGTGACATCGGTCACCCCCGACAGGCGATCGGCCAGCAGAAAGGTCGGCAGGCTTTCGCCAGTCGGCTCGGGCAAAGCGCCCATACGCGACGAAGCGGCCAGGTGCAGCCCCGGCAGCGGATCGTCGGGCAACGCCTCGGCCGCGACGGCCTCCCCGGTGTTCGCTGTGCGCGGGATGGGCGACGCCACCGGAGCGCCGGAAGCGGGTGCGACCGGAGACTGGCCTGCGCGTGGCGCCTGCGGCCGTAGGCCGAGGAGGGCCGGGTCGACGCGAAAGGGCGCCATCGTCACGACGACGCCCCCGGCTGAAGCCGCATTCCGGGCGGGTGCGGGTGCGGGTGCGGGTGCGGGTGCGGGTGCCGGGGCCGGGGCCGGGGCCGGGGCCGGGGCCGGGGCCGGGGCCGGGGCCGGGGCCGGGGCCGGAGTCGGAGTCGGAGTCGGAGTCGGAGTCGGAGTCGGAGTCGGAGTCGGAGTCGGAGTCGGAGTCGGAGTCGGAGTCGGAGTCGGAGTCGGAGTCGGAGTCGGAGTCGGGGCCTGGGCCGGTACGGGCTCAACCCCGGCGGGGCTGACCGGGCGAACCTCGACACCAGGGCCTGCAGGAGCATCCCCCGTCCCGGACGGGGTGGTCGAAGCAGGCGCCGGGGAGGGGATCGGACGCGTCGCCGGCGGCAACCCGAGCAGGGCCGGATCGACCGAAAAAGGGGTCGTGGAAGAGGCCGCGTGGGCGTGGGCGGCCAGCCCTGCACACAGGCAGAGTGCAAGCGGCGTCAGGCGATAGGGAAAGATGGAGGGGTGCATCGGGTCGGCCGTGGTCAGCCCGGATGGTAAAATCGTCGCATTCTAGCACCATACGCCCTGTGCCCCCGAGGCTGGCGACACCCCGAAAAGCAACGGCGGCGGTGACCAACGGGGGGCGCACAGCGCCCCAGGCATCGTGGCATCGCTCGCCGCCTCGCACCCGATGCCGCGTCCGACTTCTGCTTCCGACTTCTTTCCCCTTGCCCCTCTCTTCCATGCCCCGTCTCGACGACCTCTCCGCCTGGCTTGGCCAGGTGCTCGGCCAGCCGGCCCCGCCCCTGGTGCCGGCCTCCGCCGATGCCAGCTTCCGCCGCTATTTCCGCATCACCCTGCCCGACGGCGCCACCCGCATCGTCATGGACGCCCCGCCGCCCCAGGAGGATTGCCGCCCCTTCGTGCACGTCGCCGGGCTGATCCGGGACGCCGGCCTGACCGCCCCCGAGGTGCTTGCCCAGGACCTGGAGCGGGGCTTCCTGCTGCTCACCGACCTGGGGGGCGCCACCTACCTGGAACACTTCGCCACCTTCGATTTCGCCCCGGCCCAGGCCGATCCCTACATGCGCGAAGCCATCACCGCCCTGGTGCGCTGGCAGGGCGCCTCCCTGGGGGGCGTGCTGCCCGCCTACGACGACGCCCTGCTGCGCCGCGAACTGGGCCTCTTCCCCGAATGGTTCGTCGCCCGCCACCTGGGCCACACCCTGAGTGATGCCGAGCAGGCCGTACTGGCCAAGACCAACGACTTGCTGGTGGCGTCCGCCCTGGCCCAGCCCAAGGTGTATGTGCACCGCGACTACATGCCGCGCAACCTGATGGTGGCCCCCCTGGGCGGCAACGGGCCGGGCATTCTCGACTTCCAGGACGCGGTCTACGGCCCGATCACCTACGACGTGGCCTCCCTGTTCCGCGACGCCTTCCTGTCCTGGGAAGAAGAGCAGGTGCTCGACTGGACCGTGCGCTACTGGGAAGAAGCCCGCCGCGCCGGCCTGCCGGTGAGCGAGGCCTTCAACCACGATTTCGGCGAGTTCTACCGGGCCTTCGAGTGGATGGGCTTGCAGCGCCACCTCAAGGTGCTGGGCATCTTCTGCCGCCTCAACTACCGGGACGGCAAGGAGAAGTACCTCACCGACCTGCCCCGCTTCCTCGGCTACGCCCGCCGCGTGGCCGAGCGCTACATCGCCCTGAAACCCTTCCTGCGCCTGCTCGACACCCTGGAGAACCACCAGGAAAAGGTCGGCTACACCTTCTGACGCCGCCCCATGCCCGCTCCCGCGCTCAAGGCCATGATCCTCGCCGCCGGCCGCGGCGAGCGCATGCGCCCCCTCACCGACACCTGCCCCAAGCCCCTGCTGGAGGCCGGCGGCAAACCCCTGATCGTCTGGCACCTGGAACGGCTGGCCGCCGCCGGCATCCGCGAGGTGGTCATCAACCACGCCCACCTGGGCCACCTGATCGAGCAGCGGCTGGGCAACGGGCGTGAGTGGGGACTCACCCTGGCCTACTCCGCCGAGCCACCGGGCGCCCTGGAAACCGCCGGCGGCATCGCCCGGGCGCTACCGCTGCTGGGGGATGACCCGTTCCTGGTGGTCAATGGCGACGTCTATTGCGATTGGGACCTAGGCCGCGCCCCGGCACTGGCCGCCGGGCTCGCACCCACAACCGCCGGGGTGGCGCTTGCCGAGAACGCAGGCCTCCACCCGCCCCAAGGCTCCATTGACGCCCCCGGCCACCTGGCCCATCTGGTCCTGGTGCCCAATCCGCCCCACCACCCGGACGGCGATTTTATCCTCGACACCGCCACCCAAAAGCTCCGCGCCAGTCCTAGGACTACAGGAGAGCAGGCGCTCACCTACGCCGGCATCGGCCTCTACCATCCGGCCCTGTTCGCCGGGCTGGACGGCCAGACCCCGGCCAAGCTCGCCCCCCTGCTGCGCACCGCCATGGCCGAAGGGCGGATCAGCGGCGAACGGCACGCCGGCCGCTGGGAAGACGTGGGCACGCCGGAACGTCTGGCCGCCCTGGATGCCGAACTCCGTACGGACCGGCGTGGCTGAACGCTCCCGCACCACGGCCGCGAGCCATCGCCCCCCTACCCGGCTGCCGGGCCCGGTAGCACTACCCGTGCCCTGGAAGCCCCACCGGACCAACGCTGCGCTTGTCCGGTGCGCCCTCTCCATCCCCGACCCTGCCCACCTTCCCCATGCCCACCGCGGGGGACGATAATCGCGCCATGAACGCTCCTCTCCACACCGCCCTGCCCCCCCTCGACCCGGCCCCCCTGGCCGCACCCTTCGACCCGGCCCCCTTCGCTGCCCGGCGCCGCCGCCTGCTCGAGCGCATGGCCGCGACCGGCGGCGGCGTGGCGGTGGTACCCACCGCCCCGGAAAAGCTGCGTAACCGGGACACCCACTACCCCTACCGGGCCGACAGCTACTTCTGGTACCTGACCGGCTTCGGCGAACCCGAGGCGGTGCTGGTGCTGGTGGCCGATCCGGCTCACCCGGAAGGCGG
This window harbors:
- a CDS encoding M3 family metallopeptidase, with amino-acid sequence MTANPLLANPLLDFSGLPRFDAITPAHVRPAVEQLLADGRALVQTLTAAGSPATWAGFAAPLTDGLEPLSRAWGIVGHLHSVNDVPEWRETYNDLLPEVTRFYTELGQNLALFEKYKALRNSAEYATLTPTQQKIVDNEVRDFRLSGAELPEDVKPRFQAIQEELAGLSAKFSENLLDATNAFAHLVTDAAQLAGLPEDVQEAAQAAAEKAGEKGWKFTLHAPSYLPVLQYAEHRPLRELMYRAYATRAAEFPEHGSKPEWDNAPLIARLLELKREEAQLLGYANFAEISLVPKMAESPAQVLAFLRELAAKAKPFAEQDVAELRNFAAKELNLADLQPWDVSYAAEKLKQARYSFSEQEVKEYFPEPQVLAGLFRVIESLFSVQVKPDSAPAWHPDVRFFRIERNGALVGQFYLDLYARETKRGGAWMDEAVTRRLKNGAIQTPVAYLNCNFPAPVGNKPATFSHDDVITLFHETGHGLHHLLSQVEELPVSGIHGVEWDAVELPSQFMENFCWEWDVLAHMTAHVDTRAPLPRALFDKMLAAKNFLAGMGMVRQLEFSLFDMLLHADFDPQGQRSVLDLLHQVRQEVAVLIPPPWHRFPNSFSHIFGGGYAAGYYSYKWAEVLSADAYAAFEEAGNPLDAATGARFLREILAVGGSRPAIESFKAFRGREPSVDALLRHNGMVAA
- a CDS encoding glutaredoxin family protein, translating into METTHTVARRPVRLPAALFALLLGVGAGSADAQITYRWVDKSGRVVVSDTAPPKDARDVVVLRMNEATTPPARFDVRTASGKYPVVLYTASECGDRCDQAKTLLSSRGIPFAERPVRSEADLRALKQLTNDPAVPTLTVGREVASGFHAEAWNDLLDLAGYPKTK
- the xth gene encoding exodeoxyribonuclease III; its protein translation is MSAPESTTPFSIATWNVNSLKVRLPHLLEWLAEANPTVVCLQETKLEDHAFPTAEIEAAGYQVAFAGQKTYNGVAIVSRLPLADVVVGNPRFDDPQKRLISATVAAPDGDVRVVGAYFPNGQAVGSDKYAYKLQWLTALHDWLADELASHPRLALCGDYNIAPEDADVHDPVAWAGQILCSDPERQAFRDLIALGLVDAYRLFPQAERSFSWWDYRNLGFQKNLGLRIDHVLLSAPLAARCTAARIERHLRKKERPSDHAPVIATLG
- a CDS encoding Crp/Fnr family transcriptional regulator; its protein translation is MTTADLAPVAPPPALPPLTALTERYPCLAGLPADTLAALPPLMTVPAGTVLFSEQQPCQGFPLVLDGTVKVVKSAASGRELMLYQVEPGASCLITSSCLLGRSPYPARGEALTPVTLTLLPRPLFDRLLAEHAPFREFVFHLFADRLADLMTLVEEVAFQRLDQRLARLLLARGGLGADGRINATHQQLAEELGSVREIVSRLLKQFADAGWVRLSRGGIDLLDSAALRRLADANH
- a CDS encoding YgaP family membrane protein — its product is MKANVGGMDKVARIGAGVVLIGLALAGVIGPWGYIGVVPLATGLMGWCPAYSLFGIKTCSTK
- the rsmA gene encoding 16S rRNA (adenine(1518)-N(6)/adenine(1519)-N(6))-dimethyltransferase RsmA — encoded protein: MKHIPRKRFGQNFLVDVQLINAIVSAVSPARGDTVVEIGPGLGAITEPLLKRVDHLHVVEIDRDLIARLKRLHAPERVTIHEGDALAFDFSRLAPGQGGLRIVGNLPYNISTPLLFHLAEAAEHVRDMHFMLQKEVVERMVAGPGDSDRGRLSVMLQYRFDLEWLIDVPPESFDPPPKVDSAVVRLTPKPREALLPVQDWTVFDRVVTAAFSQRRKMVRNTLKPVCAPADLDAVGIDPQARAEDLTLEAFVALANRMAATPVPPPAA